AAGGCTGTCCAAGAAATCGCCGTGAAATACGATTTGCTCATATGCACATTTGGTCACGCGGGAGACGGCAACTTGCATCCGACGATATTGACGGATGTGCGGGATGATGCCGAAATGGCGAGGGTGGAAATGGCGTTCGCGGAAATCTTCGACCAAGCGATCAAACTCGGCGGCACGATTACAGGTGAACACGGAGTCGGGGAAATGAAAGCGCCTTATTTGGAATGGAAGATCGGCAAAGCAGGAATTGACACGATGAAAAGCATTAAACAGGCAATCGATCCGCTCAATATAATGAACCCGGGGAAAATTTTCGCCAAGTCATCGAAGAAAAGGGTTGTGGTGCAGCATGAGTAGTGCACAGGCTGAGTTGGTCCGGCAATCGTTCGTCACCCATGTCGATGAAAACAGGCTGATGGATTGCATGCGATGTGGGTTCTGTCTGCCGGCATGCCCGACATACATCCACTCCGATTACGATGAAACTCAGTCGCCACGCGGCAGGATCGCCCTAATGAAAGCGGTCCGCGACGGTGATGTCGAATGGGACGGTTCCATCGAAGAGGCTTTCGACCTTTGCCTTGGCTGTAGGGCGTGCGAACCTGCGTGTCCCGCAGGTGTCCAATACGGAACACTTATCGAGGAGACGCGCGAAGCGATTCTTTCCGTTAAACCGCAGACATTGAAGGAGAAAACGATCCGGAAAGGGGCGTTCGACCATCTTTTCGCCGACCAGCGGAAGATGAAGACTGCCGTGAAACTCGTGACGTTCTATCAAAAAACGGGGTTGCAGAAGGTTGTCCGGAAGGTCGGCTTCATGGAGCTCTTCCCTCCATTCGTGAAAGATATGGAAAGGTCGCTGCCCGCCCCGCCGAAAAAGCGCCGGACGCTTAGCCAATTGACCGAAAAGAAAACGACAGTCGCCTTCTTCGCCGGTTGCCTTATGGATACGATGTTCCAGGAGACAAATCGGAATACGATCGATCTGTTGAACACGCTCGGCTGTGAAGTGGTCATTCCGAAGAACCAGCAATGCTGCGGCGCCTTGCAAGGGCATAGCGGTGAAATGGAACGGGCGAGAAGGAACGCGAAAGCGAATCTTGAAGCATTCGATCTCGATGGCATCGACTATATCGTCAACAATGCAGGTGGTTGTGGAGCGTTCCTGTCCGAATATGACCGGCTGTTCGAGCGGGATCCGGCTTTGCTTGCGAAGGCGCAGCAGTTCTTCGAAAAGCAGATTGATATTTCCTCGTTGCTCGTAAAGCTTGGCATTATCGATGAGCTATTAAAGCAACCGGTGACAGATACGGATGAAATCGTCACTTATCAGGATTCCTGCCACTTGCGGAATGTCAATCGAGTGAAGGACGAGCCAAGGGAAATATTGAAAGCGGTCAAAGGCAGTCTATTTGTGGAAATGCCCGGTTCGCATCTTTGTTGCGGTTCCGCCGGTGTATATAATTTACTTCAACCAGAAATGGCTTCACGAATTCTCGGTTCGAAAATGGAAGAGGTGAAACGGGTTCAGGCAACGACGATCATTACGACAAATCCAGGATGTTTGCTTCAAATGAAAGTCGGCGTAGAAAGGGAAGGCTTATCCGGAACTGCCCGCGCCATGCATATCGTCGATTTTATTCACGAAAAAATTATAGAAACCTACGGAGGGAAATGAAATGAAGATGAAAAAAGGCAAAATTTTAGGGGCGATCGGTTTAACGGCGATGCTCATGCTGGGTGCTTGTTCAAAAGACGACACGGGCAGCGCATCAAGTGATAAAAAATACAATTTGAAAATGTCCGTAACGGTGAACGACTCTTCCACATGGTACAAAGCAGCGGAAAAACTGGCCAACGACATGAAGGAAGAAACGGACGGCAGGATTAATATCGAAGTGTTCCCGAATGAGCAGTTATCGGGTGGTGACCAAGGGAAAGGTGTCGAGCTATTGGCAAAAGGGCAGACGGATTTGAGCTTGCACTCCACAATCATTTATTCCATCCTCGATGATCGATTCGGAGTGCCGAGTGCGCCGTTCCTGTTCAGTGAACATGCGGAAGCGGATAAAGTGTTCAGTGGCAAAGGCGGTGAAATGATCGGGGAAATCTTGAATGAAAAAGGCGTTGAATTGCTTGGGTTCGGAGAAAACGGCTTCCGCCAAGTGACGAACAGCAAACATGAAATTAAATCGCCTGCAGATATGAAAGGGATGAAAATCCGTATCCCTGGCATTAACATGTACACCGATCTGTACCGTGCATTAGGGGCTGACCCTACGACAATGGCATTCTCTGAAGTGTTCACGTCGTTGCAGCAAGGCACGATCCACGGGCAGGAAAACCCGATTGACGTCATCCATTCTTCTAAGCTGAATGAAGTTCAAGATTATTTGACGACATGGAACTATTCTTACGATCCATTAGTGCTCGGAATGAACAAAAAGCTATTCGATTCGATGAGCAAGGAAGATCAGGAGCTGTTCAAGAAGTTAGGAAAAGAAGCTGCGGCTTATCAAATCGAGCTTGCACGTGAAAAAGAAGCGCAGCAAATTGAAGAGTTGAAAGTTGCCGGCATGCAATTCTATGAGCCGACAGAAGCGGAAATGGAAGAATTCAAAGCTGCCGTTCAACCGCTTTACGAAAAATACACAGATATTTGGGGCGAAGATTTGCTTAAAGCATTCCAAGATCAATAAGTGGAGGGAACATGAATGGAAAGAGTGATTAGCAGATTAGAAGAGTGGATTGTTGTAATCGTTTTGTCCATCATGTCCACCATCGCTTTTGTGAACATCCTTTCAAGGGGATTTGCGAACCATTCGTTCTCCTTTGCCGAGGAGATCACGGTGAATTTGTTCGTAGCACTCACTTTCGTCGGGACAGCCATCGGTGTGCGGCAATACGCACACCTTGGCTTTACTCTCGTATATGATACGGCGAATTTATTCGTCAAAAACATCATTACGATTCTCGTTGGTGTCTTGATGTCATTATTGTTTGTCATTCTCATCTATTTCGGAATTCAAATGCTCTTGTTCCAAGTGGAAATGGGACAAAAGACGCCAGCACTCGGATGGCCGCAATGGGTGTTCTCAATGGCAATGCCAATCGGGGCGGCATTGTGCCTGTTCAGGACGATACAAGCGACAATAAAAGAATTTCGTGAGCAAAACCGGAAAGGGGAGCAGGCGGTATGACGGCATTATTATTATTTGGTCTGTTTTTCCTGCTCGTTATGCTACGGCTGCCGATTGCAGTTGCACTTGCCATCTCGTCCATTGCTGTACTGTTCACAGGTAGCGGGATGTTCGGCCTTGAATTGGTCGCGGATATTATGTATTCGAGCGTGTCAAAGTTCACGTTGCTAGCCATCCCATTTTTCATTTTGGCAGGAGTCATCATGGAGCAGGCGGGCATATCGAAAAGACTGATCGAGTTCGCGCAAACATTAGTCGGCCACCGGAAAGGCGGAATCGTCTTCGTCACCGTCATGACGGCGATTTTCTTCGCGGCGATTTCCGGGTCTGGTCCGGCGACAGTCGCGGCAATCGGTGGAATCCTCATTCCGGCAATGGTGAAGAGTGGTTATAAGAAGGAGACGGCAGGTGGACTTGTAGCAAGTTCAGGCGCAATCGGCATTATCATTCCTCCAAGTATCGCTTTCATCGTATTTGCAGTTGTAGCGGGCGATCAGATTCCAGTATCGATCGGACGATTGTTCATAGCGGGCATCATCCCGGGATTATTGCTTGGCGGCGGCTTCATTCTTGCTGCAATGTATGTCAGATGGAAGCAGGAGCGGACGGAAGGCCCTATTGAAGGGCATGTCCAAGAAAAGGCGACAGGCACGGAGCGCGTGAAAGCGTTTCTAAGTGCGTTTTGGGGATTATTGATTCCTATTATCATTTTAGGCGGGATTTACGGCGGATTCTTCACGCCAACTGAAGC
The genomic region above belongs to Sporosarcina sp. Marseille-Q4943 and contains:
- a CDS encoding (Fe-S)-binding protein, translating into MSSAQAELVRQSFVTHVDENRLMDCMRCGFCLPACPTYIHSDYDETQSPRGRIALMKAVRDGDVEWDGSIEEAFDLCLGCRACEPACPAGVQYGTLIEETREAILSVKPQTLKEKTIRKGAFDHLFADQRKMKTAVKLVTFYQKTGLQKVVRKVGFMELFPPFVKDMERSLPAPPKKRRTLSQLTEKKTTVAFFAGCLMDTMFQETNRNTIDLLNTLGCEVVIPKNQQCCGALQGHSGEMERARRNAKANLEAFDLDGIDYIVNNAGGCGAFLSEYDRLFERDPALLAKAQQFFEKQIDISSLLVKLGIIDELLKQPVTDTDEIVTYQDSCHLRNVNRVKDEPREILKAVKGSLFVEMPGSHLCCGSAGVYNLLQPEMASRILGSKMEEVKRVQATTIITTNPGCLLQMKVGVEREGLSGTARAMHIVDFIHEKIIETYGGK
- a CDS encoding DctP family TRAP transporter solute-binding subunit, with amino-acid sequence MKMKKGKILGAIGLTAMLMLGACSKDDTGSASSDKKYNLKMSVTVNDSSTWYKAAEKLANDMKEETDGRINIEVFPNEQLSGGDQGKGVELLAKGQTDLSLHSTIIYSILDDRFGVPSAPFLFSEHAEADKVFSGKGGEMIGEILNEKGVELLGFGENGFRQVTNSKHEIKSPADMKGMKIRIPGINMYTDLYRALGADPTTMAFSEVFTSLQQGTIHGQENPIDVIHSSKLNEVQDYLTTWNYSYDPLVLGMNKKLFDSMSKEDQELFKKLGKEAAAYQIELAREKEAQQIEELKVAGMQFYEPTEAEMEEFKAAVQPLYEKYTDIWGEDLLKAFQDQ
- a CDS encoding TRAP transporter small permease; this encodes MERVISRLEEWIVVIVLSIMSTIAFVNILSRGFANHSFSFAEEITVNLFVALTFVGTAIGVRQYAHLGFTLVYDTANLFVKNIITILVGVLMSLLFVILIYFGIQMLLFQVEMGQKTPALGWPQWVFSMAMPIGAALCLFRTIQATIKEFREQNRKGEQAV
- a CDS encoding TRAP transporter large permease, with translation MTALLLFGLFFLLVMLRLPIAVALAISSIAVLFTGSGMFGLELVADIMYSSVSKFTLLAIPFFILAGVIMEQAGISKRLIEFAQTLVGHRKGGIVFVTVMTAIFFAAISGSGPATVAAIGGILIPAMVKSGYKKETAGGLVASSGAIGIIIPPSIAFIVFAVVAGDQIPVSIGRLFIAGIIPGLLLGGGFILAAMYVRWKQERTEGPIEGHVQEKATGTERVKAFLSAFWGLLIPIIILGGIYGGFFTPTEAAVVAVFYGLFVGFVIYRELNVKKLYDILVAASVQTATVMFIVSAASVYAYIITTEQIARQISSAMLGISENPIFILLLVNVLLLIAGMFIDAISAYYIFIPILLPIMLVLNVDPTVFGVFMTVNLAIGLFTPPVGLNLFVAAGISGTSIGRLSIGVMPFIVSSIIILLLITFIPQISTFLPDLLNVK